The region GGGCTTTAAGCTGCCGGTTGAGGTTGAATGCGTTGGGCTTCTAACCAAGCAGGTTCAACAGTTTGTAATTCCCCATGCTTAAGCGTCCAACACCGATTCGCTAGACTAACTAATTCGCTGGGATCGTGGGTGACAACCAGTAAGGTCCAGTGAGACTTGAGTTTAGCCAGTAGGTTGACTAATTGCCGCCGCATTGACCAATCTAAACCTGCTGTGGGTTCGTCTAGCATCAAAATATAGGGTTGGCGAATTAATTGTACGGCCAGAGCAAGCCGCCGCTGTTGCCCGCCACTGAGAGCATGGGGGGCCGTATTTAAAGACAAATGAGATAAGCCGACTTCGCTAAGGGCTTGGTAAATTCGCTCTGTTCCCAGTTCGGGATGACCGAGGCGCAATTCTTCAAGAATGGTAGAGCCGCAAAAATGTCGTTCGGGAAACTGAAAAACCAAGCCTGCGAGTTGTTGGAGATGATCGGGTGCGAGCAGTTGATCGCGCCAGAGAATTTCACCTGAAGTTTTTTCAGCAAGTCCTGACAAAATTTCCAACATAGTGCTTTTGCCAGAACCACTCGGCCCCACAATTAGCCCCAATTCCTGGGGGGCTAGTTCTAAGTTAATGGATTTGAGGATGGCAGTCGGGCAAGCAGTCGGGTGATAAACCAGGTTTTTCAGATAGAGCATTCAAACACCTAAACCAAAACGTCATATGCTACGAACTGTTGGAAGACGAGCAAGGGCGATCGCGTATTTTTACCTCCCGATCCCATTGTGACAAACTCAGCAATCTGCGGCCGTCTGTGAATCTACTGGAACTTCCAGACC is a window of Desertifilum tharense IPPAS B-1220 DNA encoding:
- a CDS encoding ABC transporter ATP-binding protein, whose amino-acid sequence is MLYLKNLVYHPTACPTAILKSINLELAPQELGLIVGPSGSGKSTMLEILSGLAEKTSGEILWRDQLLAPDHLQQLAGLVFQFPERHFCGSTILEELRLGHPELGTERIYQALSEVGLSHLSLNTAPHALSGGQQRRLALAVQLIRQPYILMLDEPTAGLDWSMRRQLVNLLAKLKSHWTLLVVTHDPSELVSLANRCWTLKHGELQTVEPAWLEAQRIQPQPAA